The Leguminivora glycinivorella isolate SPB_JAAS2020 chromosome 4, LegGlyc_1.1, whole genome shotgun sequence genome segment ccttggttttttttctaaatatggttttttttcagatgaacaaataatacgacataACGGTTtctcgtgagttgtaacgtgtttcaataacaataacgtaaaatttaattcaattaacattcagtatacaaacgtttattggggaatccccgatgctgcgtgtagcgtggagaggcggtggtgttgccaacagtaaaaagtcataactaccaactacagatttcgtaaatgttacttttataagaccagaaattaaaggtatttcattaaattcgtttaatatttaacattaagtctaaaaaaccgtataaaagtattgactactttcaaattttgagatttcgtactttagaaaaaaaacatactccagaaaaaaactggttttttttcacggttttttttaatgttttttttttcaagccagaaaaaaaaccgtttttttgcaaccctagccaTGATATTTAAGGCATGCGTACTGCTTTTAGCCAGCGAGCGAGTTCGATCCCTTATACtaattttaaaattgaaataaaaaagactGTATCCTcttacatttcatatttttcaatattAAACTATAATATTTTGAATCTTAggaatttataattttgtagCATTCAAGACAATTAGTTTATGTGTTCGTTCGTATGCTTTGCTATTGAGAAAACAATAAACCGTTAATAGCCGGCCGTAGCGAACTGCAGAGCTGATAACTACATAATTTTACTATCACTTCACCAACACAATAGTGGTTTTATCTCGGGCAGTAAATTCTGTTCAATGGCCCGGGTTGATTGAAGAGAGCACGTGAGGTGACGCATACCGCGTATACGGTGTTTGCTGCGAGTCCAACATAATACTGACAATACTGTCAATGAAcactgttttgtttttaaaggtTTCAGCAGTATCTGTGTGATGTTGATGTCATGTCAAATTTATACGATGTCGAGATCAACATATACTGGAAACTGGATAGCAGTTAGTACAAAATGACTTGGAAATATCATAGCAGCTTAGCAGGTATTCGCTACAAAACTAGAGATTTAGAATGACAAACAAGTAAAGACTATCATGAAAAGGTTTAGGCCGGCGttctatttataaaaatataaactatGTAATCCTTAGTACCGCAATATTTGAGAAAATACGTGAGTAACGTAGATTGATGTTGaaacagagaaaaaaaaattggtgtgATGGTAATGGCATGCTGTCTTCATTTCAAGCAGTTTTATGTGATATGTGATAAGCGGATCATGATGAACTCCGGTAATACGATCGACGAGTTATGTCTCTTCAAATGACGTCATAcacttttatataaattattttacacAAGTATTACAACACAAACTTATAATAGCCAATCCAGTTTTGCATTCCAATCCTGTACTTCACAAGGCAGTGGTGCTGCAGACAGTAGTAGTCCTGTGACACATCGTGGTGAGAACACGTGCCGTCGGGGAAGTACCTTTGTTCCGGACTTTGCCATTCAAACCTACTTGTACATAGAATCCGCCGCCCACCGCTCGGCGGCAAAACACCTCAGACCTCATTCATATGTGAGCTGCGACATAAGACTCACCTCCGGCAAGCAGTGGTGCTGCAGGCAGTAGTAGTCCTGTGATCCGTCGTGGTGGCACCACGTTCCGTCAGGAAAGTAAGGGTCCATGCCCTTGTCGTTGAGCTCCACCCGTGGTGCGTAGAAACCGCCACCCGCCGCCCGGCGACAGAATACTGCGCATCCCATCCACATGCGAGCTGTGACATAATACTCATTAATtacttgaaattatttttaaggttttttttttgagacACACAAATTTTAACTGACAAAAAGGAACGGGCATTTTAAGCTCTTAACGGTTTGAGCTCTTAACAAATCGTTTAATTTTACTTGGATCGTGAGGTGCCTGCAAACCGCCGCCGCGCGGGTCCAGGCTGTGCAGTACGGCCGCATACTCCGAGCACTTGCGCGCGGCCAACTCGCTTGACGTCACTCGCTTCTTCTTTCCGCACACCTGTACCACAAAACACGCTTTAAAGAAAAATGGTTTTTAGATAGGAGAGCATAATAATTTAGCCCGTATCGTAACGTATTTCTGAACTAGTTGTAGTCATTGCTGTTGTACctttaaaattgattatttGGACTATACTACCGACTAGACCAGACAGGTCGTAAACAAAATATTCAATCGAAATTTAAATTACCAAATTTATGAATTTgaataagtataattatatactcATAAAATTATAAGTTCACGAGTACCTACTGAGTATGAATACTGAAGTACCAGGTAGGTCGTACTGTTAACCGCAAATCGTACGATTATTGTTGTATCTTAGTAATACGCGGACGATTTACCGCTGACGCGcatttacctataaattattGACCTCTAGTGGTTTATTTACACGTCAGAATATTTGGGTAGACATTAGGTATTAAATAGATACGTCATACTCATAATCGTCATATAATAGGATTGGGCAATTGTGACTCAACAAAATAAACACATTGAATGGATTATCGCAAAAGTTACTTACATGTGGAAATAAGTAACTAGGAACTCGTTGGGCTATATcgcactacttttaaaaaaacttgtatcttcatctgtcaataaaaaaaaaattgtagtacttaagtatgtatggaatgcatatagacttactgcgttttaactttgaggagcagcgtgagatacgagattttttcaaagtagtgacgatatttatatTCAAATGAGCTTTAATTACGCTTCCTACTCATTGATTATTATAGCACCTAAGTATAGTCGTATTAGCTAATCAGTTTATAATAGGCCCTTTGCATTTCAATTAACTAACCTTCGATTGAGTGGTAATTAATTATTCGCAGctattttattgaataagtaTTTCCTCATGTCCGATTTCCTGATGATGTaaacatgaaattaaataacTAATATTTACTTTCACGGGCTTATTAAGTATCTAGTATCTTCTACTTAGCAAATTGTCAGTGTAGCCCATGGGTTTTCAAACTGTGGGGCGCGCCTGGGGGCACAGCAACATTGTAAGGGGGGCGCGGGACCGTAAAACAAGTGCACACATCACACATAACCTAACTAATAGTAAGAAGAGGGGGGCgtgtttcattttcatttttgatGACATCAGCCCCTGGTGTAAGCGAATTTGATACAATAAAAAATGCCAAATGTGGGCCccatcctaccgactgcgccattaATGGTTACTCTCTCCATTACCTTATATTCTCGAAACGTAGCGAGCACAGCGTGTAGTGTTACTCGGTTTACTTTCCGTGGCTCATCTTAGACTCGTACATGCAACACGCAGTCTACTCTTTATAATATAGCACACAGAGTCGTTACAGATGACGACGTACTCAACTCCGTCGCAGGTTCCAGAAAAGTAGCCGCGGCGACGCTCGAGTTACGAAGATACTTTCAGAAGCTGCCTGAGCGTAACCTGCAGCGTAAGGTACTCTACTCTCTATAGCTCACCTTAGAGTCATCACAGATGACGACGTCGTACCCCACTCCGTCGCAGTTCCCCGAAGAGCAGCCGCGACGGCGCTCGCGAAAGCCGCGTGAGCGCAGCGTGCAGCCCGAGCGGCAGACGCCCTCCTGCCACGCGCCCCAGCCGCCTACACTGCCTCCGTTGATGGTACCTCCTGAGGTCCAAAGAACAGTGTATATTTTTACATGataaaaatacataacaaaCTCGGTAGAATTTCATCTTCCCAAATAAATGAACGAACGctcattaacccccgacgcaaaaacgacggggtgttataagtttgacgtgtgtaaCAAGGAGTGAAAAACTACACCCCTTATTATACGTGTCAGTTTTACCATCTGAAATAATTTTCGGGGTGAATATGTTGATTATACTAAGCGACTTTTACTACGCGACCAACTCcaaaatctagatttttttttaactcagcCATAGAAAATATCAGACATGCGAaaatttttcttttcttttgcgTTTCAGACTTTGTCCCATAGTAAAACATGTTCAGTATTACGGGTAAAGGTACCGTACCTACACGTACAGTGCTTGACGCTTCctctattatatttataaacgaTGCTATGCTACGTAAGCATAAGCACCTATCAAGGTACCTTTTTACCGTAAACgcatataatttaatacatattCAGCCCATAAATTAGCGGGTGTCTATACAGGGTGACGGTCTGTTTCACCATCTCTAGTTAAAGTTATCTGTCAGATAAAAATAACACGCGCTCTTTCTTCTTGCAGGTGAATGATGGAGAAAGCCTTATTTTACTCCAATTAAAGCTATCTGCTAGATAGCTTTAATTGGAGATTGTAAAACAGGCCGTTAACACACAGATATTATGTGTGTTAAGTAGGAACTCAGTCGCAAGAAGTAATTTATGATATcactacataataataaaaagacgAACCATTTAATAACATAAGTATGatgtattttattgaaatttaaacaTATTTCAACAAATGCTCAAAATGATCACCGCCTTCCACAATGCAAAGCTCTGCGCGACGTCGGATGTTCCTTTGAACTCTACAAAGTACAAATTCGTTGGCTTTCACGACTTCTAAAtggttttataattttttgccgAAGTTCCGCGACCGTATTTGATTGGCGTTTATAAACTATCCTTTTAACCTCGCcgcacaaaaaaaaatctggacTACGGGGTGGCCATTCTACAGGACCGTTACGCTCTATCCAACGCCCGGGGAACTATTGGTCAAGGAACCCGCAAAGCAAAATCGTGTTCTTTTAGGATAATCGGCTAAAACGATATCCTGCACCCGTTGAAAATGAAAAGGGTGCAATTTTTCCGATTTTAATAGTCTCCAAATAAAAACTTGGGTCGTTCCGAATCGTGCCGCTGCTTCTCGAGTGCTTGCTTCAGGATTGCGGATAAAATACCTAAGTACTCGTGTTGAAAACTGTTCTATCTTGGTCGCCGTCCTCTGCCTTGGGCATGATCTGGAACTGCGAACTGTCCATGGGCCCTCAAATGATGCACCATGTCGTTTATCAACTGCCGTGTGGGGATCGGACACTCCGGGTAGCGTTCATGAAAGAGAACTTGCGTCTGCACCGTACTCCGCGACgtaaaataaaattctaccatATGTAATCGTTGAATGTTTGTAAATAGATAAGGAGGAGGCATAGTTTTAACTTTTCCAATCGCCAATTAAAGCTAAAACTACTTaatcaatattttattattttgacacTTAAAGATgcttcatttattcataaattatCAGTATTGATGATAAACAAAGTGTAGACAAAGTAGTTAGGGTAACCATGACGGGGTCAAAAATAATggaaataattaaaacaatgGTACAACAATTGCGATTATTTAAACAACGGGAGACCTAGTGGACATTATTAGCATTAAATagttaagttttaaaaatatattttgtattacgtCTTATGTATCACTCTGTATGCCACTGAAATTAAATGCAAAAGCGGTGATTCTAGAATGTGAAAGTGGAAAAAGAAGTGTCAGATGCCGAATCCGATCCATCTTAACGttttaaggcatttttacaACACTGTCTGCCACCACACTTCCCAGCCTGCTGTAAAGTCCTTCAGTAAACAAACCCATGATAACACGTCTTTTGTAATGCCACCCCGCACCAGCGTCTCCCGAGCGTCGGCTTTTAGTCAATTCAACTGAGGTTGTTATTCGATGCCACCTTAGCGCAACTGCCTTCAGCGTCATTTTCCACAGCGCTGACTAGTCGCCTACGTTCAGAAGACACTAcaggtcacacctcggacactggcgatcaaatatatgaaagaggcgctttcctagcacacagtctaagctcgtgtaggtgaacgcgtactatgcttgtatgagcgaaatatgacaggtcgactgttcgcgtttttgacaggcggtaactatgaagtaaccgagagggggcgggcggcactttcagcggggagcgggagtgaccatactgtacgatagtactctttattatactgtggttagaTGGTCCCAGTGAGAGCGTACCATACGATATCCGCAGGAGGTGCCGGGTAACGCAGGGCCGGCGTAGTAGAAGCCGGCGCGGTGCGGCGTGCGGCACGCGAGCTGAGCGCACAGCGACGCGGCCGGCGCCGCCGTCGGCGCGGCGTCCACGTCGCGGAGTAGCACCTGAAACAAACATAGTCATTCGTACGGTACCGACGGTGGCTAAAACAAGAGGAAGGCAGACATTCTCTTTGTCCTCGATGCCAGGCTCCTGATTGACCAGAATCATGTAGCCCGTCTCTCAccatcgtgttttttttgttttccgttaaattcgacacgtcgtaaggttaattatcaggaaccatcctgtatatcatttttagttaaattcgcaaaaaaaaataatttcatcgTCTTcatagataataaatgaatttattagtgtgagagacccttaataaTTACATTCAAGTTGGTGTccagtgattgacggcacatgtcaaaacaaataacattaggaattggtaaaggcgtgttcagtaattatcttaatttttttaataactcgataaccgtaaaagttaagacgcttatttcttagagaaattaatagtatttgatctgaagaaccttcccttaaagttaaaggagttcaataaaaacagggtgtatataaaCATtgatttagtgcgttttcatattacacacctttgaaatccttacgacatccgatatcggatcgtataatgtgaaaacgcaccaaCGATAGCCCTCATACCTCGCACTGCTTCTTAGCGCACCACACTTGTCCGCGCGCCGCCGAACCGCTCATACCTTAGCTCATCCTTTACGTCTGGCTTCTGATCCACCAACAATCATGTAGTTCAACTAACAGTCAAAAGACTCACAGCCACCATACCTCGAACTGCTTGTTAGCGCTCCAGGCCCGCCGGCGATCTTTCATGTCGCAAACGCAACACGTCGGTGACGCCGAGCTCCTGATAGTCCTGggtatgtagccgaatggcgcaaacgctcacgaaatgaaacgctcgtagatatctatctctatcgctcttgcgtattggcgcgacagagccagactacctttcgcggcgtttcgttttcgtttcgcgtcacagaaatgccattcggctacggggcctgattgaCCAGCTAGGGGTCAACACACATGTCCATTATAATATTCATTGCTATCATACCTCACACTGCTTCTTAGCGCCCCACACTTGCCCGGGCACGCCGCCGAATCGATCGTGTCTTAGGTCATCCTCCACATCGGGCTTCTGCCCGTCTAGCACACACGTGGCCCACACTATGTCAGCAGACTCATGACCGACCCATAAACAAGTAGCCACTTGGAAGATTTATCTAAACATAGTCTCATTTACTACGGCCATCATACCTCGCACTGCTTTTTAGCGCCCCACACTTGTCCGGGCGCGCCGCCGAATCGCTCGTGCCTCAGCTCATCCTCCACGTCCTCGATGTCGGGCTCCTGCCCGTCCAGCAAACACGTGGCCCACCTGCAAGATCAAATACTTTGTCCACATTAATTCAACTTAAGCACACATtgtacaatttcgttttcattcaaccccttatttgccaagagtggcactgaaacttgagtagtttcatgtgcttttcctacccctttatgggatacagcgcgtaaacctaataagggcgataaatgaaaccagacatataattcaatattgttatcatcaattaagaggtgtttttgagttactcttaattttcagcccataattaatttttgaaaaatttcccagcagcaatgtactgtaaacgtggttgcgatgacaatcaatgacaactgtcaacaagcgtttaacgcgagtgtttgcattacgttgcgggccgaattaatttgtatggataaaaatagttatttgttatacaagggggcacaaaacttttcccctcactatagcgaggaaactacaacgcaaaaaatgcgtttatcactgcttccagtagttccacaggtggtaaatcatcttcattactaaattcacctacttttgtcaattttaaagcagttaatttgactttattcaaggtcaaattactttacccactagtggataaaatgcgtttttacccgctggtattaaaggacaaaacacgtgtttccgagctagtgaggggaaaaaaatatttcaattttaagtaaatgttatctaattccattttttatgtcctatactcaccaccgttaagaggttcgcccgtattaggtttacaccctgtatgtatgtatgtacactaGCTACGAGTTTGCTGAGTAATATGgaaattatttagaaaataagGGGTAAGTAGATAGCTTTATTGTAATTAGATGAATCAGAAAATACCTTCAAGTACTAGAATTACAGAGATGAATCACAGTCATTATGAAAGTGACACCAACCAACTAATCGTAATTTCTTAAAGAACTTTTGCGCTAGCAAAATTAACTTAATCGTGTTGCCAATACTTTTAATAAGGCGTTTAAAAATGAGAatgaaaaactattttttagcGTAAATGAGTTGGTTCTTCGCCACTCGAGATATTTACAAGTAATGAAGGAAGGATATACATATAATGTTCAAAAATTTTTATAGTTTGTAAAGTGGACACCAAAACTTGAAAAAAATGCCATCATTGGACATCCCCAAATAACGGGTGTTGCCCCTTAGTACATGCTTACTACACTGGGATGGTGCAGGTAGTGTTATGTTATGTCACATTGTAAATTTcattaatatataataaaaagaaTAATGGACCGAACACAATTCCTTGAGGTGCCCCATAACAGATAGAAAACTAGATGAATAATTTTCCTTTGTCTTCGTAgtcaaagatatttttttatttgtgtgatttgTTTTCTATCTGTTAAGTACGAACGGATTAGATTGAGAACATTTCCGCGAATTCCATAAGC includes the following:
- the LOC125225233 gene encoding A disintegrin and metalloproteinase with thrombospondin motifs adt-2-like, with the protein product MYFYHVKIYTVLWTSGGTINGGSVGGWGAWQEGVCRSGCTLRSRGFRERRRGCSSGNCDGVGYDVVICDDSKVCGKKKRVTSSELAARKCSEYAAVLHSLDPRGGGLQAPHDPTRMWMGCAVFCRRAAGGGFYAPRVELNDKGMDPYFPDGTWCHHDGSQDYYCLQHHCLPENFKMNAQFHIWELPSEDVGGAFNARARNTPEDPALEGYLSLTEDGVPLTRSALPPQLPDEPEYHWEVTDYVDLPTNNDTLKS